The Nostoc sp. 'Lobaria pulmonaria (5183) cyanobiont' genome window below encodes:
- a CDS encoding L-histidine N(alpha)-methyltransferase: protein MAQNFHSNSQLPLNISPAISRTAKPSSEFYSLFSEEEVLGIIHALEVSREIPLKYSYKGRGAKIWDDFYRKYVISRWYGRANVEIDLLKDNFKYLNGNIKTGEKVNIIDVGAGNSYPVKKFISNLNQLGKINKYIALDISEQLLHVSKSNFIKWFPLVEFISLTIDIESSSVPKILFQNQASLEIDDTAKIFLHLGVTIGNHQNREEVFKNFRDSMGKNDLLVFTNETGSNSTWDGIVRGGCKYHVEEVYRWVKNKIGIKSEDCELVRKYDLKTDSIVANLKLRHDYTINFSQMGIDKNIEISKGEEITIWRHHKYEIPKLLQELERSGLQLIHYTTNKYKSHIMVICKVASN, encoded by the coding sequence ATGGCTCAAAATTTTCATAGCAATTCCCAACTTCCCTTAAATATTTCACCTGCTATCAGTCGCACAGCAAAGCCAAGTTCTGAGTTCTACTCTCTTTTTTCTGAAGAAGAAGTTTTAGGGATAATTCATGCATTAGAAGTTAGCCGAGAAATTCCTCTCAAGTATTCGTATAAAGGGAGAGGTGCAAAAATTTGGGATGATTTTTACCGAAAATATGTTATTTCGAGATGGTATGGAAGAGCAAATGTAGAAATTGACCTTTTAAAAGATAATTTTAAATATCTGAATGGCAATATTAAAACTGGTGAAAAAGTAAATATTATAGACGTTGGTGCAGGTAATTCTTATCCCGTTAAAAAGTTTATCTCTAACCTAAATCAATTAGGAAAAATTAATAAATATATAGCTTTAGATATTAGTGAACAATTGCTTCATGTATCCAAAAGTAATTTTATCAAATGGTTTCCACTAGTCGAGTTTATCAGCTTGACAATTGACATAGAAAGTAGTTCTGTTCCCAAAATTTTATTCCAAAATCAAGCTAGCCTTGAAATTGACGACACAGCAAAAATATTTTTGCACTTAGGAGTTACCATTGGAAATCATCAAAATAGAGAGGAGGTGTTCAAAAACTTTAGAGATAGCATGGGAAAAAATGATCTTTTAGTATTTACTAACGAAACTGGTTCTAACTCTACATGGGACGGAATAGTTAGAGGTGGCTGCAAGTACCATGTAGAAGAAGTCTATAGATGGGTTAAAAATAAGATCGGGATTAAATCTGAAGATTGCGAACTGGTAAGAAAGTACGATTTAAAAACAGATAGTATTGTTGCTAATCTGAAATTACGTCATGATTACACTATAAATTTTAGTCAGATGGGGATAGATAAAAATATTGAAATCTCTAAAGGTGAAGAGATTACTATTTGGCGACATCACAAGTATGAAATTCCTAAATTGTTACAAGAACTAGAACGTTCTGGACTACAACTTATTCACTATACTACTAACAAATACAAATCACATATTATGGTGATTTGTAAGGTTGCTAGTAACTAA
- a CDS encoding ABC transporter ATP-binding protein: protein MVQQPELQETSLIKSTQRVLRSLSTYWWTSLGALVSLLLLTIANAITPQLFRWGIDQGISQKNLQIVLYSAAWMVVAAIARGVFNFGQSYLAEAVSQGVAYDLRNKIFSKIQNLSFSFHDQAQTSQLLTRVTSDIEQIRTFIGTSLIQVVGSIVTLVSISVVLLVMNWKLALITLTAVPIAAWLMAQFVTRNNKIFRQVQEQLSDLNAVLQENLLGIRVVKAFVRESTERSRYTTLNDGLVKANLKTISAIRDTFPLIFLVSNLVTLAVFAYGGAQVIGNRFSIGELVAFNSYLALILQPILLIGFAAPAIAQAAASAERVYEVVDAEVEIRDRPGAVPFDTCGGRITFENVSFRYPGATIETLKEVSFETKPNELIAVLGMTGSGKSTIMNLIPRFYDVTKGAVRIDGRDITGFTLKSLRSRIGIVFQETTLFSGTIRENIAYAKPDATLEQVIKVAKTAQIHDFISGLPNGYETIVGERGVGLSGGQKQRIAIARTLLTDYSILILDDSTSAVDAKTAAQIQAELDGLMRQKACTTFVVAQRISTIQNADRIFLMDKGQLVAQGTHEELMQTSPLYGVILESQVKPKEKK, encoded by the coding sequence GTGGTTCAGCAACCAGAACTCCAGGAAACTTCGTTGATAAAGTCAACCCAGCGCGTGCTAAGAAGTTTAAGCACTTATTGGTGGACTTCACTGGGAGCATTAGTCAGCCTGTTGCTGCTGACGATCGCCAACGCTATCACTCCACAACTATTTCGGTGGGGAATTGATCAGGGTATCTCGCAAAAAAATCTCCAAATTGTGCTATATAGCGCCGCCTGGATGGTAGTTGCAGCGATCGCTCGTGGTGTATTTAATTTTGGACAAAGCTATTTAGCAGAAGCAGTGTCTCAGGGTGTTGCTTATGACCTGCGAAACAAAATTTTCAGCAAGATTCAAAATCTCAGTTTCAGCTTTCATGACCAGGCGCAGACTTCCCAATTGCTAACCCGTGTCACCAGCGACATTGAGCAGATCCGTACTTTTATTGGCACTAGCTTAATTCAGGTCGTCGGTTCAATTGTGACATTGGTGAGTATTTCAGTGGTTTTGCTGGTGATGAACTGGAAACTAGCACTGATTACGCTAACGGCAGTGCCCATAGCTGCATGGTTGATGGCACAATTCGTTACTCGGAATAACAAAATTTTTCGGCAAGTACAAGAGCAACTGAGCGACCTCAATGCTGTATTGCAAGAGAACTTGCTAGGAATCCGGGTGGTGAAAGCTTTTGTACGGGAGTCAACCGAAAGGTCGCGTTATACAACTCTGAATGATGGCCTAGTCAAGGCAAACTTGAAGACGATTAGTGCGATCCGTGATACCTTCCCATTGATCTTTTTGGTGAGTAATTTGGTAACACTGGCAGTTTTCGCCTATGGGGGAGCGCAGGTGATTGGAAATCGGTTCTCCATTGGCGAACTGGTGGCGTTTAACTCTTACCTAGCATTGATTCTCCAACCGATTTTGTTGATTGGATTTGCCGCACCCGCGATCGCTCAAGCAGCTGCTTCTGCGGAACGAGTTTATGAAGTTGTGGATGCAGAGGTAGAAATTCGCGATCGCCCTGGTGCTGTCCCATTTGACACCTGCGGTGGTAGAATTACCTTTGAAAATGTTTCTTTTCGCTATCCAGGAGCGACAATCGAAACTCTTAAAGAAGTATCCTTTGAAACCAAGCCCAACGAGCTAATCGCCGTTCTCGGCATGACTGGTTCGGGAAAAAGCACAATTATGAACCTGATTCCCCGCTTTTACGATGTCACAAAGGGAGCAGTTCGCATTGACGGACGAGATATAACAGGTTTCACACTCAAAAGCCTCAGATCGCGTATTGGCATTGTATTTCAAGAAACAACCCTCTTCTCTGGCACAATCCGCGAAAATATTGCCTATGCAAAACCTGATGCCACCTTAGAACAGGTGATTAAGGTTGCCAAAACTGCCCAAATACACGATTTTATTAGCGGTCTACCCAATGGCTACGAGACGATTGTGGGTGAACGGGGTGTGGGCTTATCTGGTGGACAAAAACAACGAATTGCGATCGCTCGTACCTTACTAACCGATTACAGCATTCTGATTTTGGACGATAGTACCTCGGCTGTAGATGCCAAAACCGCTGCCCAAATTCAAGCCGAACTAGATGGCTTAATGCGCCAAAAAGCTTGTACAACCTTTGTAGTGGCTCAACGCATTAGCACCATCCAGAATGCCGATCGGATTTTTCTCATGGATAAAGGACAATTGGTAGCACAAGGTACTCACGAGGAATTGATGCAAACCAGCCCCCTCTACGGTGTGATTTTAGAATCTCAGGTAAAACCAAAGGAGAAAAAATGA
- a CDS encoding ABC transporter ATP-binding protein → MRGTIPVVASEQTSQQPSTLRRFLEYVLLYRKEIPIALTLVLIGAITQAVGPFFIGWSIDHLIAQGNLQGLLMLLGLLGLNYGLGVLAIRGQIIRVGWIMQRLLAQLRQDIFIKIQSLPLSFFDRSEAGDLMSRLLNDVNTVNQAFGLTIAQMLGNTFSLVGIVIAMLSINLQLGLLSNLVVPLMIFTTSLFARWARARFRVTRQTIGELSAKLEEDIGSVREAQAFNRVQMNIAEFDILNAANRDANVEAVAITSAFLPSIDFLNTLATAGVLAYGGYLAVTGSATVGVVTSFLLYVQQFFRPIQILSQFYTQAQSAFAGLERIFLLLDEPSELKDIPDAIEMPPIQGEVTFENVKFGYNPEQLVLKGVNLHAYPGQMVALVGPTGSGKSTIINLILRFYDVSSGTVKIDDFDVRSVTQASLRRQIGIVLQDNILFTGTVAENIAFGAPYATQADIEAAAQLANVHEFITSLPQGYTTQLGERGAPLSQGQRQLISIARAVLINPRILILDEATSSIDTRTEALVQIAIARLLQGRTSFVIAHRLSTVTQADRVLVIQQGEIVEQGTHAELVNQQGVYANLYALQLGAADTTVLQNEK, encoded by the coding sequence ATGAGAGGCACTATTCCCGTTGTTGCATCTGAGCAAACGAGTCAGCAACCTTCCACCCTGCGGCGCTTTTTGGAATATGTGCTACTCTATCGCAAAGAAATTCCCATCGCCCTGACATTAGTATTGATTGGTGCCATAACCCAGGCAGTTGGGCCATTCTTTATCGGCTGGTCGATCGATCATCTGATTGCACAAGGGAATTTGCAAGGACTGCTGATGTTGTTAGGGCTACTTGGACTGAACTATGGACTTGGCGTCTTAGCAATTCGGGGTCAAATTATTCGAGTCGGCTGGATTATGCAGCGATTGCTGGCTCAACTGAGACAAGATATTTTCATTAAAATCCAAAGTCTGCCACTTAGCTTTTTTGATCGCAGCGAAGCAGGCGATTTAATGAGCCGATTGCTGAATGATGTCAACACCGTAAATCAGGCATTTGGACTGACAATCGCCCAAATGCTGGGCAACACTTTCAGTTTGGTTGGCATTGTGATTGCAATGCTCTCAATCAACTTGCAACTCGGTTTATTGAGCAATCTGGTTGTGCCACTGATGATTTTTACCACAAGCTTATTTGCACGTTGGGCAAGAGCCAGATTTCGCGTCACCCGACAAACCATTGGGGAGCTTTCCGCCAAGTTAGAAGAAGATATTGGCAGCGTGCGAGAAGCACAAGCATTTAATCGCGTACAGATGAATATCGCAGAATTCGACATTCTGAACGCCGCCAATAGAGATGCCAACGTTGAGGCTGTGGCAATTACTTCAGCCTTTTTGCCCTCCATCGATTTTCTCAACACACTAGCAACGGCAGGTGTGTTAGCCTATGGCGGTTATCTGGCGGTAACAGGATCTGCAACAGTAGGTGTAGTGACATCCTTTTTACTTTACGTCCAGCAGTTCTTTCGCCCTATCCAAATTCTCAGCCAGTTTTATACTCAAGCTCAATCTGCCTTTGCCGGATTAGAGCGAATCTTTCTATTACTAGATGAACCGTCAGAACTCAAGGATATACCCGATGCCATAGAAATGCCGCCAATTCAAGGTGAGGTGACATTTGAGAATGTCAAATTTGGCTACAACCCAGAGCAACTAGTTCTCAAAGGAGTGAATTTGCACGCCTATCCAGGACAGATGGTTGCATTAGTAGGGCCGACCGGTTCGGGAAAAAGTACAATTATTAACTTGATTTTGCGCTTCTATGATGTATCAAGCGGTACAGTGAAAATTGACGATTTTGATGTGCGTAGCGTCACTCAAGCAAGTCTGCGCCGTCAAATTGGTATCGTCCTGCAAGATAATATTTTGTTCACCGGCACCGTCGCCGAAAATATAGCTTTTGGCGCTCCTTACGCTACTCAAGCTGATATCGAAGCGGCTGCACAACTGGCAAATGTGCATGAGTTTATTACCTCACTGCCACAGGGTTATACAACTCAATTGGGCGAACGGGGAGCGCCTCTGAGTCAAGGACAGCGACAACTAATCAGTATTGCTCGTGCGGTATTAATTAATCCCCGAATTCTGATTCTTGATGAAGCCACCAGCAGCATTGACACGCGTACAGAAGCGCTAGTGCAAATTGCGATCGCTCGTTTGCTCCAAGGTCGTACCAGTTTCGTAATTGCCCACCGTCTCAGTACAGTTACTCAAGCAGATCGGGTCTTAGTAATTCAGCAGGGAGAAATTGTAGAACAGGGTACTCACGCCGAACTCGTAAATCAGCAAGGTGTTTATGCCAACCTCTATGCTCTCCAACTGGGTGCAGCAGACACAACAGTTCTTCAAAATGAAAAGTAA
- a CDS encoding TIGR03643 family protein has product MKLPNLDSQTIDRVIEMAWEDRTSFDAIEAQFGLLEKQVIALMRREMKESSFKMWRERVTKRNTKHLSGREFIVGRFKSHNQKT; this is encoded by the coding sequence ATGAAGCTACCTAACCTCGATTCACAAACCATAGATCGCGTCATTGAAATGGCATGGGAAGATAGAACATCTTTTGATGCCATTGAAGCTCAGTTTGGGCTGCTGGAGAAGCAGGTAATTGCCCTAATGAGGCGCGAAATGAAAGAATCTAGTTTCAAGATGTGGCGAGAGCGAGTCACTAAACGCAATACAAAACATTTATCTGGGCGAGAATTTATTGTAGGTCGGTTTAAATCGCACAATCAAAAAACGTAA
- a CDS encoding dihydrofolate reductase family protein: MIKVTLYIAASLDGYIARSDGGIEWLSILDTEDEDYGYSAFYESIDAIVLGSKTYEVGLGFDQWPYPEKKSFVFTQRHLQSDREDVVFVSDPVKQALANIEAQGFKNIWLVGGGKLINSFLQHGLIDEYIISTIPIILGGGIHLFSPSNHEEKLELINSQQYPTGLLQAHYRRQGNI; this comes from the coding sequence ATGATCAAAGTTACACTCTACATTGCAGCTAGTTTGGATGGCTACATTGCTCGCAGCGATGGCGGAATTGAATGGCTATCAATCCTTGATACAGAAGATGAAGACTACGGTTACAGTGCTTTCTACGAATCGATTGATGCGATCGTCTTAGGCAGCAAGACGTATGAAGTAGGGCTTGGTTTTGATCAATGGCCTTATCCAGAAAAAAAATCCTTCGTATTCACCCAGCGTCATCTCCAATCCGATCGTGAGGACGTTGTGTTTGTTTCTGACCCCGTAAAACAGGCGTTAGCTAATATAGAGGCTCAAGGTTTTAAAAATATCTGGCTAGTTGGTGGCGGAAAATTAATCAATTCGTTTCTTCAACACGGCTTGATTGACGAATATATTATTTCAACTATTCCAATTATCTTAGGTGGCGGTATACATCTTTTTTCACCATCTAACCATGAAGAAAAATTGGAGCTGATTAACTCACAACAATATCCAACTGGTTTACTTCAAGCACATTATAGGCGACAAGGAAATATTTAA
- the trxA gene encoding thioredoxin, translating into MSTDTDIVAYVEESEFDVVLNGSEEKVVVVDFTATWCGPCRLVSPLMDQLAQEYKGRAKVVKVDVDNNKPIFKQFGLRSIPAVLIFKDGTLAETIVGVSPYEDFSNAVQKLL; encoded by the coding sequence ATGTCTACAGATACTGACATAGTTGCTTACGTTGAAGAAAGTGAATTTGATGTTGTTTTAAATGGAAGTGAAGAGAAAGTTGTTGTTGTTGATTTTACTGCTACTTGGTGTGGCCCTTGTCGCTTAGTCAGTCCGTTAATGGATCAACTTGCCCAAGAATACAAAGGTCGCGCTAAAGTCGTTAAGGTAGACGTTGACAACAATAAGCCAATTTTCAAACAATTCGGTCTTCGCAGTATTCCAGCAGTTTTAATTTTCAAAGATGGTACTTTAGCAGAAACCATTGTGGGAGTTTCTCCTTACGAAGACTTTAGCAATGCTGTTCAGAAGCTTCTTTAG
- a CDS encoding beta strand repeat-containing protein, translating into MVNIIGTNGKDTLLGSQGADTINAKVGDDIIDGKNGNDLLSGDAGNDTLIGGAGNDTLLGGTDNDSLRGGTGNNLVGGDEGNDTLDAAYSCGNNILSGDAGDDYLDIRYSVGNNTVLGKDGDDSFYADEVQGRNTLNGGAGNDTFYLSASKTAPSSLTTQSVNGETGEDYLSVYYTSATKGIISSFDAATNTGSIRAGTNQINYNNIEQLEIRGTTYADFIVGSNGNDLLFGGSSGNDLNYGNDTIFGGEGNDCLNVDYSTSNNILNGGIGNDQFSATSSTGDNILNGEDGNDNLSTSKTDGNNTLNGGAGDDQLNANFSTGDNILNGGDGNDSLSASRDYDYSASFTSGNNTLNGGAGDDELSINYSTGNNILNGGDGNDSFFASGYYDDKKAYGTFGNNIFNGGNGNDSFSFVLYTSPPSLATQTVDGGTGNDLLSVSYIYPSEGITTTFNAATNTGSIKAGTDLINYKNIEGLHISGTVYNDLIVGSNGNDTLSLYGSSSGNDTIDGGKGDDLLEAYCYSNSSGGEGITTTFNAVTNTGSITSGTNQVSYKNIERLNISGTAYNDLIVGGNGNDTLTGGDRGKDTIDGGNGDDLLSFYNYSINQGITTTFNAATNTGSITAGPNQVSYKNIEQLNISGTNYDDLIVGSNGNDTLAGGRGNNTILGGAGKDYLSADYSNGNNSLSGGDDNDSLNVSGSYDDYRGDFYLDAISGKNTLNGGAGDDNLVTNYSSGNNLLNGGDGNDTLTASGSASLYSSYGAYTVSGNNTLNGGANDDRLIVDYSSGNNLLDGGDGNDTLTASGASGKNTFKGGKGNDNLYGGTGTDTFVFNSFNEGVDSIYNFNATNELIQVSAAGFGGALSSGLLSASSFSLGTSATKLDQRFIYNNTTGALYFDQDGSAGGFAQVQFAQLSGGVSLSQNNFLVV; encoded by the coding sequence ATGGTGAATATCATTGGAACCAACGGTAAAGATACTCTACTGGGTAGTCAGGGTGCAGATACAATTAACGCTAAAGTGGGTGATGATATCATTGATGGCAAAAATGGCAACGACCTTTTAAGCGGTGATGCCGGAAATGATACCCTCATTGGTGGTGCAGGGAATGATACTCTTCTTGGTGGTACAGATAACGACTCCCTGCGTGGTGGTACTGGTAATAACCTGGTAGGGGGTGATGAGGGAAATGATACCCTTGATGCTGCCTATTCTTGTGGAAATAACATCCTCAGTGGAGATGCTGGGGATGACTACCTTGATATTAGATATTCTGTTGGCAACAATACGGTTTTAGGCAAAGATGGCGATGATTCTTTTTACGCAGATGAAGTCCAGGGTAGAAACACTCTAAATGGAGGGGCTGGTAATGACACCTTCTATTTGTCCGCCTCAAAAACTGCCCCCTCTTCCTTAACTACTCAAAGTGTAAATGGAGAAACTGGTGAGGATTACTTGTCTGTATATTACACCAGTGCTACTAAAGGAATCATTTCAAGTTTCGATGCTGCTACTAACACTGGCTCAATTAGGGCTGGCACAAATCAGATTAACTACAACAATATCGAACAATTAGAAATTAGAGGTACAACCTACGCTGACTTTATTGTTGGGAGCAATGGCAACGATTTACTCTTCGGTGGCAGTAGTGGCAATGATTTAAATTATGGCAATGATACGATTTTTGGCGGTGAAGGTAACGATTGCTTGAATGTTGATTATTCAACAAGCAATAACATCCTTAACGGTGGTATTGGTAACGATCAATTCAGTGCTACCTCTTCAACAGGCGATAACATCCTCAATGGAGAAGATGGCAATGATAATCTCTCTACGTCTAAGACAGATGGCAATAACACCCTCAACGGTGGTGCTGGTGACGATCAATTAAATGCTAACTTTTCAACAGGCGATAACATCCTCAATGGAGGAGATGGCAATGATTCTCTTAGTGCCTCTCGCGACTATGACTATTCCGCCTCTTTTACCTCCGGGAATAACACTCTCAATGGTGGTGCTGGTGACGATGAATTGAGTATTAACTATTCAACGGGCAATAACATCCTCAATGGGGGGGATGGCAATGATTCTTTCTTTGCCTCTGGCTACTACGACGACAAAAAAGCCTATGGCACGTTTGGTAATAACATTTTCAATGGAGGGAATGGTAATGATTCCTTCTCTTTCGTCCTATATACTTCCCCACCTTCCTTAGCGACTCAAACAGTAGATGGGGGGACAGGTAACGATTTGTTGAGCGTTTCGTATATCTATCCTAGTGAGGGAATCACAACAACATTCAATGCTGCTACTAACACTGGCTCGATTAAAGCGGGCACGGATCTGATTAACTACAAGAATATCGAAGGATTACATATCTCAGGTACAGTCTACAATGACTTGATTGTGGGAAGTAATGGCAACGATACCCTTTCGCTCTACGGGAGTAGTAGTGGCAATGATACTATCGATGGGGGAAAAGGCGATGATTTATTGGAAGCCTATTGTTACAGTAATTCTAGCGGGGGTGAGGGAATCACAACGACATTCAATGCTGTTACTAACACTGGTTCCATTACATCAGGCACGAATCAGGTTAGCTACAAAAATATTGAACGATTAAATATCTCAGGTACAGCCTACAATGATTTGATTGTGGGGGGCAATGGCAATGATACACTCACCGGAGGCGATCGCGGCAAAGATACCATAGATGGAGGCAACGGTGACGATTTGTTGTCCTTCTATAACTATTCTATCAACCAGGGAATCACAACGACATTCAATGCTGCTACTAACACTGGTTCGATTACAGCAGGCCCGAATCAGGTTAGCTACAAGAATATCGAGCAATTAAATATCTCAGGTACAAACTACGATGATTTGATTGTGGGGAGCAATGGCAACGATACCCTCGCTGGGGGACGCGGAAATAACACAATTCTCGGCGGTGCAGGTAAGGATTACTTGAGTGCTGACTATTCAAATGGTAATAATTCCCTCTCTGGTGGTGATGATAATGATTCTCTTAACGTCTCTGGCTCCTACGACGACTACCGAGGCGATTTTTATCTTGATGCTATCTCTGGTAAGAACACCCTCAATGGTGGCGCTGGTGACGATAACTTAGTTACTAACTATTCATCAGGCAATAACCTACTGAATGGGGGCGATGGCAATGATACTCTCACAGCCTCTGGTTCAGCCTCCTTATATTCGTCATACGGAGCTTATACTGTCTCTGGGAATAACACGCTCAATGGTGGTGCTAATGACGATCGCTTGATTGTGGACTATTCATCAGGCAATAATCTACTGGATGGAGGCGATGGTAATGATACTCTCACAGCCTCTGGTGCCTCTGGCAAAAACACCTTCAAAGGTGGCAAAGGTAATGATAACCTTTATGGAGGAACTGGTACTGATACCTTTGTTTTCAATAGTTTCAATGAAGGCGTTGATAGCATTTATAACTTCAATGCGACTAATGAACTGATTCAGGTATCGGCTGCTGGTTTTGGTGGTGCGTTATCATCAGGTTTACTCTCAGCTAGCTCTTTTTCCCTTGGAACATCTGCAACAAAGCTCGATCAGCGATTTATCTATAACAACACCACAGGTGCACTATATTTTGACCAAGATGGCAGTGCGGGTGGATTTGCTCAGGTACAATTTGCACAACTATCTGGTGGAGTGTCACTAAGCCAAAACAACTTTCTAGTTGTTTAA